Proteins co-encoded in one Stomoxys calcitrans chromosome 5, idStoCalc2.1, whole genome shotgun sequence genomic window:
- the LOC131997970 gene encoding uncharacterized protein LOC131997970, producing MKFNSFIALPWDESLEMFLKQHHIREKVENTKTKLGELLTQDDFLQYLDSELTLYKGNVSKSKTTHIKKLQALTQRQDKALNIRRNDVWFVNKTEREIPTNVQWILSLGPKHALPHTNKNFPLLQVIAEGEECVQTIENREEQEMGRTKLTTLIDDHLRKSKMSMRDKYVVDTVSQTRKYLKENEDLLILTADKGGKTVALYKDDYEQKMKAIIHDMCMYRRLKIDPTSRLQTRNNKLVDKLHNLNLISIQEKNKLTSKTALAPRIYGLPKIHKEGTPLRPICSSINAPSYHLCRYIVNILKNITKDSKYNVKDAVDFKAKIKNMTIENDEVLARSRRCLKGMERVRKCFD from the exons ATGAAGTTCAACTCTTTTATTGCATTACCATGGGATGAGAGTTTAGAAATGTTCCTTAAGCAACACCACATAAGag AGAAAGTAGAGAATACAAAGACTAAGCTAGGAGAACTACTGACTCAAGATGATTTCCTACAATACCTCGACAGTGAGCTTACTCTCTACAAGGGCAATGTTAGCAAGAGCAAGACAACACACATAAAGAAACTACAGGCACTCACACAACGACAAGACAAGGCCCTCAACATTAGACGCAACGACGTGTGGTTTGTGAATAAAACAGAGCGAGAGATACCAACGAACGTACAATGGATTCTCTCTTTAGGTCCGAAACACGCTCTCCCACACACCAACAAGAACTTTCCACTCTTGCAAGTCATTGCAGAGGGAGAGGagtgtgtacaaactatagagAATAGAGAGGAACAGGAGATGGGAAGAACCAAGCTTACAACATTGATAGACGATCACTTACGAAAGTCAAAGATGAGCATGAGAGACAAATATGTGGTGGACACAGTGTCTcaaacaagaaaatatttaaaggagaATGAGGATTTATTGATTTTAACGGCAGACAAGGGAGGAAAGACAGTGGCTTTGTACAAAGATGACTACGAGCAAAAAATGAAGGCAATAATACacgatatgtgtatgtataggcGCTTAAAGATTGACCCAACATCTAGGCTACAGACAAGGAACAACAAATTGGTGGATAAACTTCACAACTTGAATCTTATCAGCATCCAGGAGAAGAATAAATTGACCAGCAAGACCGCATTGGCCCCTCGAATATATGGACTCCCAAAGATCCATAAAGAAGGTACACCGTTGAGACCAATATGTTCATCAATAAACGCGCCGTCCTATCATCTATGTAGGTACAtagtgaatattttgaaaaatatcaccaaGGATTCCAAATATAATGTGAAAGACGCAGTGGACTTTAAAGCTAAGATAAAGAACATGACCATAGAAAATGAcgaagtttta